The genomic stretch TGCGCCCCCCATCAAGCGACGGAGGACAGGTTCGCATGGCACGGGTCAACGAACATTACCTGAAGCTCAAGGCGGGGTACCTGTTCCCCGAGATCGGACGCCGCGTGCGGGCGTTCGCGGCGGCGAATCCGAAGGCGAAGGTCATCCGCCTCGGGATCGGGGACGTGACGCTCCCCCTTCCGGCCGCGGTGATCGAAGCATTCCACGCCGCCGTCTCCGAGCTCGGCAACGGGAAGACGTTCATGGGGTACGGCCCCGAGCAGGGATACGATTTCCTCATCGAGACCCTGATCGAAAGATCGTACGCGCCGCTGGGGGTCAAGCTCCGGCCGACCGAGATCTTCATCTCCGATGGCTCCAAATGCGACACGGCGA from Deltaproteobacteria bacterium encodes the following:
- a CDS encoding LL-diaminopimelate aminotransferase, coding for MARVNEHYLKLKAGYLFPEIGRRVRAFAAANPKAKVIRLGIGDVTLPLPAAVIEAFHAAVSELGNGKTFMGYGPEQGYDFLIETLIERSYAPLGVKLRPTEIFISDGSKCDTANILDIFALDNRVAIGDPVYPVYNDTNVMIGRSGPADERGYYAGIVYMPCTEGNGFFPALPKERVDIIYLCFPNNPT